The Dryobates pubescens isolate bDryPub1 chromosome 6, bDryPub1.pri, whole genome shotgun sequence genomic interval TATGTCCTCCTTCTGTGGAGGAGGCTAGCAACTGAAGCTGCAGCCCACATTTGCAGTTACTAGAAAGAGCTAGCAATTCAAGATTAGCATTGCAAGATTCCATAAGGTCTTCTTACAGAGTTAGTGAGTGCCAGCATTACAACAAAACCAGGAATGAGACAACTTTTAACTGTTCACTGAactctggaaactttcagaTGTACTGGAATGACTTAAATACTGTAAAACTAAACAGAACAGAACCTGACATTTTAAGGCCTTGACTATTTTCTGTTCCAAACATATGTGACCTACCTTACATCAGCTACCTTTTGCTAACTTGTAATCAAAAGCCGCATTTgaaagagttgtttgggttAACATGTAGATatgggaaaacaaaggaaaataacccTGTGGTGTAATTTTCTTTGTAGCCAAAACCACTTGGGCAGAAATTTTATGAAGACACATACTTCCTTCTCAATGAGAAGCCCACCTCCAAAGCCAAGAGGTAATATTTTCAGGAGCTTACAGACAAAGTTCCTTTTAAAGAAGTGTCTTATGGCCTTAGGTCACTTTATCAGATGTGTTTGCCCAAGATTTGACATTGCCCAGCCTTCTCGAAAGTGGGATAGAATAACCATTATATACGCACAAAAGGTCaaactttaaaacaaaatgaataAACAACTGTTCCAAAAAATCATCTCATTCAAGTCTACTCTGAAGTACCAAGGCAAAGTGGAACATCAAACAATACTGACTAACACACTGTACAGATCAGCAGCAGTGCTACAAGTCCCTTCTGACAGGCATTAGGGCATTTGGAGAATGCCTGTGCCTCCCCTCaaggtgtttttttcctcaggagAACAGTGTCAATAAAACTTCACCTGTACAAAGATACTGTATAAGGTTCATTCAAGTATTTCCTCTAGGAAATCAACAGTGGAAGGACACTTTCATCATTAAAAAAGTTCATTGCATCCTGCTTATACTCATACATGCTTTGATCAATATATCTTCCAATCAGTAGAAGAGTTCTGGGGCTGAAGCACAGTTTAGCAGCCGAATTGGTAAGCTTCATCCCAGATgattgtttttcttgtttgagGGCTCTATCTCCATCCATTCCTTTTGAATTTTAGCATTTCACTTATGGAATTACAATTCACTTCTCAGTCTGCCAGTGCACATTAGCTCAGATCTGTGTGTTCTGGTATTCGATCTTAAGTTTCTCACAACTAATGGTTGCACCACTTCTTTGTGGTAACAATTTAACAATGGGCAACATAAAAAGCAACCCACTTGCTTTCATTTGTGGTCAAAGCAGGATTCAAATCCATGTTTTCAGAGGTGAAAGGATAATGGAGTAACCGAACGCATCTGATGGCAGAAGCAGTCTGCAATAGTGACactcccaaactaattcctcaatGAAATGCATCAACGCAGAGCAGGTCCAGTGTATGAACTAGTCTTTTCTACTTTGTTGAAGAACTATAAAACCCCAAGAAGGAGCAAGACTCCAAATCCAACTGTTATTTTGCAAGTTTTTCAGATAAGCAAAGCTGATGGGCTCAGAAACCAACTTCTTATGGGAAAAGGACACTGGAGTTTATTAGTTTGGGACTTCTGTTTTCAAAGAGACAGGAAAAGCTGCAAAGAACATGCTTTTCTCCTTGCTCTGTTAATTCATTCAATATGCACCGACCACTTTCAGAAAACCATTGCCAAACGTGCTTCACGTTGCAGCCTTCACGTTGCTTACTGTATTATATTCATTCATCAGTTGTTCGTAAGGCACAGAAAGTTCCAGCTCGTTATTGGTAAAGGTAGATTCATCAGAGGATGGGAATTTCACCagtttttttgtggtttcagATTCCTCTGCAAGATTATCATCCATGGAGGATTTTGACGTTTCCTCGTCATCTGACATGTCTTCCTCTTCGTCGTCATCTTCATTTACAAATGTTATATTAGCATTCTCAAATATTAAGGGTCGATAGTCTCTGGAATCCCATGCTTCACCTTCTTCTTCACTAATCCTGTCTAGCTGGTTTACAAAAATGGTTCCTTCTAGAGGACTGTCTCCAATGCGTTTATCATGCAGGGGTCTCAGTACGCGACCATTTTCCATGTCCAGGGAAGTCTCGTCGTATTCAAACGCTTCTGCCTTTGTGTAAATCACCTGGGCATCTATACTAGCATTCTGCATATTTTGCTTGGCATTTTCTACTTTAATCATTTTGTCATTGTTTGTCTTCAGGGCTTTCTTTCCAATTTGCTTAATAAGATCGTTGTatgtttcttccttctttgaAAGGAAGCTGAAAATGTTGACATCCTTTGATGTACCCATTTGAAGGGGTTTTTTAGACCGAGGATGGCTGTCAAAtgactcttttctttttttcctccgtTTCTTTATTGCTTTGTGAACTTCCACAAACATACTGACCTTCCAGTTAACAAAGAGTGAAAGCCAAGCTAGTCCCAGGTAGATCCATAACTCCACAAAATATCTGTAAAGGGCATGGTAGTTTGCCTCTGGATTTACACCTGCAAAAATTAAAAACCAAGAATACTACTGAAAGAGGACTTGCAGCGGATAAATCTTTGAAGTTACAACACTGAGATTTACTGCACTAACAGAGCCTGGTTATTTGAGCACTGCTCCAAGAGGAGGTTAAATGGGGATCTGAAATGCTATTGAAAGAAAAAGCCAATCCCAGGTCTTCCCCTTCTTGGCTTGATGTATTCTGACTACTGGACGACAACATAAGTGGCAGCACATTTATCTTCTCCTTGCAAGCTATGATAGTGAACTTTCTCCCTGTTTGATAATTACAGGCCTTCTTGCTATTGAGGCATGGATATAAGTACTTTCCCTGAGAAAACGGTTCAAAACTTCACTTACTGCAACCATTGCCAAAGCCCTAAACAACACAGTGGATTTTAGAGAAAGACAAGATTTAGGAGGGAGATGTTAGTATGCTCAGCATTTCCTGTGGACTATTTCctgacagctgcagagagcactgtcCAGTGCTTAAGCATTCTGCTTAGGATACAGGATcccattcacaggtgcttaatTGTCATGGTGGTTAGGAAAACTCCTTGCCTGAAATAGGTCTGAGGCACCTAAAAGAGTATTGAACTCCAGAAGTTAGCTTCAGACTTTGCCCCTTTTCAAGGTCTTGGGCATTTAAACTAAGATTAAAGAGTCACTCCATTGGATCACTACTCAGCTTTAATTCAATCTTCTATGCAGCAAAACTTAAGAAACACCTTTTTAAGTTAAGAGTTTGGAAACAGAATAGCCACACTAGTACATAAAATGCAATTACTGACCAGCAACAAAATCTCCAAATCctatggtggtgatggtgatgaaTGAGAAATAGAGGCCTTCGATGTAATCCCATCCTTCAGTCACCATAAAGACAAAGGGAGGAATAACCAGATGGACCAAGACACCCCAAACAATGAAAATAGCTGTGCAGGTAATTTGTGCTTTCctctgtaaaggaaaaaaagaattaaagtcAGGGAAATATCCGCaaattttcttttcccatccATGGAAGCATCATCTAACAGGATCAGACATTCCAGAGTTTTGTGCTAACGGTTTAACAGCCATACCTAAAAGTCACTGATTAAAGTAAACACAACTATTTTAGTTTTCTTTATCCAGGACTCACTACTCTTGCAACTACTTGCTCAAATAGGAATATGTCCCCAGTTTTCTCTCaaagctctttaaaaaaaaaaattaaaggagcTCCTGTTATTTTATAAATAGGATGTGCTAGAAAACATAGTACTCTAGTCTAAAAAGCAACCAGCATCTCTGATTTTCCTTTAATTCTCATTTGAGCGTAGAGGATCAGAAGAGTTTAAGATGCTTCTTTCCTATTTTATGCCTCCTACCTGTTGCCACCCACACAAACTCTGCACAAAGCTGCACGCACACATGTATTCCATCACAATTTTCTGTAGTTTCTTCTCAGGCGCCGATAAAGAAagttcttcttccctttctgaaaCCAGTCCTACTGTCTTCCAGGCACTGCGGCCCTGCATTGCTTCCTATCTTAGCACAGTTAGAGCTGAGACAGAACTCACTTGGGGGAAATGGAGCGAGGCAAACACTAAaagcccccccccaaaaccccaaacaaaaccccataacccaaaaaaccaaacttcACCACTAAAAAAAGGTAATGAaaagccacaaacaaaaaagccacaagCCAGTACCTCAGAACAAAACACTTCCAATTGGTTCACTGCCAGGAGGAAGTACTCAGGCTAGGAGGAGGTAGGAATGAAGCAGGACAGCTTATTTCTGTGCCAGAGGAACTTGCATGAAATGCCTGAGAAATGGAGCCTCAGCTACATTTGTCCTATACATTTCTAATGTGAGACATAAGTCTCCATTGAAGCTACAAGATCTATAGTTAGTATCAAAGATTTTGACAAGATCTCATTTTGCTAAAATTTCTTGCAGAACTACCACATCAGACTATCAGACCAAATCCTCCTCTCAGTGCCCCATCTCAGTTATTTCTGTGCAACACCATTGGGCAAAATTTGTATTTGTGCAAGTGTTCATTTACTACCAAGATCAGCAGGTGAGTTATGAAGTGTAAGCTTAATTTACACATCCAAAACACACAGCATGAGTGTAAACAAGCAAGGCCCTTACCAGGCTTACTCCTCTTTTCGTCAGAAACTGGCCCAGCCTCTTGGCACGTCCTCCAAAGAACTTCCCCAGAGCACTGATCCATGTCAAGCAGAGAGGAACTCCAAAGAGCCCATAAAATATGCAGAAGAGACGCCCAGAGGGTGTCTTTGGAGAAACATTTCCGTAACCTAGAAGAGATAAGTATGTGCACAGTCCGTTTGTGTTGCGGAGAATTCAAGGCAGTTCTACCTATGGACAAAACAACATTGTGTGGTCTTCTGCTGTATCAAATATTCCTCACTTCACCGTTTGTAAAAGCTTTAGTCTACTCCAGCTGATCTGAGTCTGGATGCCTCCTAACTGTACTCTAGCAAATGTGTATTCCATTAATGCAAATGAAGagcatttgcattttaatttttccACAGATTTTGTGCATTTTTTGATTGGAGAGATAAACATGAAATAAAGCTCATCTTAAACCTTCTTCTAATAGGATTCCCCAACCTTAAGTAACACTATTAAAAACTTTATTCTTTAAAATTTGATTCAATCAATTTATCCTGAATGTGAGAGATCCACTATATGCATTTAATTTGTGACCCAGTACCTTTCCAGGGTGAGAGTTTGAGTTAAGCGCAAGATGGGTTGTGAAATAGCAAGGCATTTCAACAGAATTTAGTTCTTCATTGGTCACAGAACTCAACAGAGCATTACAAACTCAGGCTCTAAAAATCAGCAGGCTGTTTTTGCCAGGGCTTTCTTAACTAGGTGTGTTCCCGACTTCAACTTTTTGTTGTAAGTAAACTAGAAGCAGAGTATTATGAGTTTCAAATAATAAAGAACAACACAACACTCCATATGATTTAACAGTAAGACTTTCAGCTGTTCATCTGCAGATGAACATGTACTCTAAGCaactccagccatggggacttcATTCGGGGGCTAGTCTGACACTTCTACAGAAGAGTACAAACATACAAGAGCACTAGAAAACTACAGTTAGGAAAGTTGACATCATACATACTTACCAATGGTAGTGATCACAGTAGCAGCAAAGATCACAGCATTAGGCCAATTCCAGTTGTTGAAAGTATTGTTCCCAGTGATGGCAACCCCCTGTCCAGCAGCATTTGACACAACCTGTAAGAAAACAGTTTACGGTCATTCTTGGAAAATCCTGGCAACCTGAAAAGAAATGTGTCTGTCCCTCTCAGCTTTCCCCCCATTGTTCATacccaacttttttttttggtgaaggcTAGCCTAGTATATTCACCAACATGAACTTTAGGAAATACAGAAAACTTGCTTCACCTAAGACAAAGAGGTGCAGGTGCTCTGACATTTAATTAAGGGGGTTTAATTAGATCAGCTTTTACTCGATTTACCAGTTTAACCCAAATGGATCTCATCCAGAGACCAAATAcactcctccagactgaactagCATTTAACCTCCAGTGTAGTTCTTGAGTTTGGTTTAATGGTAGGGACATCTTCAGACCTACTATCCATTTCAAAACACTGTTACGTGCCTCAGCTTGACTTGGGTATGAGCAGGACGTCACACAATCCTTGGCAAAGCTTAATGCAACTAGTGCTCATTCGCCTGCTGTCCCTGGCAGAGTCAATTCATCTACTACAAGCCAATGTAAAACTGTACACTTTTCAAAGACAGACAAATTAATACTTTTCCAAAGTATTCCATGCAACAGGACTCTGGCCATTGTCCTTGAATCAAGCCCCTTTCTTATTCATCTTTCAATCTAGTATACCATAATAAATGCAAAGCACTTGTTTACAATGTGTTAGGCAATTAGGTGTAGTTATTTACAATTCCACAGGTTCAGCAAGTCCATTTTCTAACATCTGTTCAGGTCTTCAGATGCTCAAAAATTATGAATTACCTTTACCTTTGGTATGAAGAGACTAGGAAGACCCAGTCTCCCCTGCCTTTCCAAAACTAGATTGTAGAAAACAGATCAATAAAAAAACTTTAATTACTATTTAGTGCAGAAAGTCAAAGTTTCACATCAAAACCAGGCATTCTGAAAGGTATTACTACCCCTTAAAATAAGAGAAACAATTTATCACATTCTCTGCCAGAAATTCCTACTTAATTTAAATCTTTGCCCTGTCACATTACCCTGCAGTTAAAGCATTCTCAGGTTACACTGCTTTTTCTCCCTGCAGTGTAAACCAAAGCTGTCTGAACAAAACGTGATAGGTGGGGTTTATCTTAAACTGCTAAGAACTTAGAGGTACCTACAAccagctcttccttccctcaTCACTCCTTCCTTCCTACTTAGATTAAGATCTGATCTTGGACCCAGCACAGACTCAACACAAAGTTCAATCACTACTGAAAACATACACAAGTTAACACAGGTTTTAATTATTCTCAAGACTTATTACATAATCACTATCCTCCTACCATAATAAAAATGCCCTCAAAGTGAATGTATTGTGCATATACAAGATGTAAacaatttaattaaaaattcaCTTTTAACATGCAAGCTATTACAGAAGATAAAAGGAGAAGCATTGAAAGTGATTGAAGGTACAGAACTAGATATTTCTCCTGGTAAACTTAAATGTGTGCACAAAACTGCAGGCAGTGCCTTTCCATAGCCTACAGGCTATGGATagaaaagcacagagaaaggTCTCAACAAGGCAGTTACCTGTCTTAAGAAAACAGTGTTGAAATAAGAAAGGAGCAGGTTGAGAGCAAGCAAACACACAATGCCACCTCCTTCCAAGAAGCCAGCTACAATGGATCACAGGATTTCATCTGAGGAGAAGCCATTCAAAATAACTCCATTAGTTTCTGTTATGGTCTGCAGATAAATTTCCTCAAAGTCCCAAGGGACAATGAAATGACCCAGTAGGCACAATCCTTGATCTAATATCCCTGAAAAAGTAAAGTCACCTCTTCCAGTGCCCAGTAACATTGCACTAAATGTTACATTGAACACCAATTCAGCCATTTTTCATGCTGTAAGCCCACCTCTTTATTGTTATTTCATAGCTCATACATCTCATAAGATGTGCACTGAAGTATCTGTTTCCATTGTCACTAGGCCATTATCTCATTGCATTACTTCACTTTCAGTATGAAATAATGTTTCCCAGCACATAGAGTTACATTCACATCTGCCAATGCTTGAGATCCGGAGGTGTGAAGGGGGCCCAGATCCAAGAGGAAGAAGCTGCTGGACTGAGtagcacacagctgcccttgACATACAGGCAGTTAACATTTCAGGCGAGAGGTGGCTAGCTGAGTTACATAAACACTTTATACAGACAGTCATGGATACTCTCCAGCCAAAGCTGCCATCCTTTTCCTGTCTCTATTTTCACAGAGCTATCTGTTATTAGCACACAATTATCTGTGATCTGCAGTGTAGTCGTCTAAGTTAGTTTGTGCCTGCAATAAGCCCAAGTGCATTATATGCATCCCAGCCACAGGAACGAATATGGTCACAAAACATGCTTACATAGCTTTGGTGCAGTGGGAAATATATAGCTGCTTTCCCAACAGTGTCACCTTTACCCATactgaaataattattttggCTTCAAACAACAATGTAAGTGGGCATTATACAACTGAACAGCAAGTATGGGTGATGGTTGTTTTCGTGTTGACccgacccccaccccccaccccgccctTAGTAAATCTGCTAGGCAATGTCAGGGATGCCTTTACTTTCATATACTAAGATACAGAACGTctcaggctgcctgtgctgaaTTTCTTACACTACAGAAAAGGATCTCTAAAAACTCTTTGGATGGGAAAATGAGGGGCAAGGAGGGACAAAAAGGGTAGATGGTGCAAGCATTCTTAATatctactgtgtccagttctggacccctcagtttaggaaaagatgttgagttgctggaaggtgtccagagaaggacaacaaagctggggaggggtttggagcacaagccctatgaggagaggctgagggagctggggttgcttagcctgaagaggaggcggcacaggggagatcttactgctgtctacaactacctgaagggaggctgtagtcaggtgggtgttggtctcttctgccaggcaaccagcaccagaacaagaggacacagtctcaggctgcaccaggagaggtttaggctggatgttagtaagaagtccttcacagaaagagtgattggccattggaatgtactgcccagggaggtggcagagtcaccatcactggagctgtttaggaagagactggatggggtgcttggtgccatggtttagttgattagatggtgttggatgataggttggactcgctgatctcaaaggtctcttccaacctggttaattctattctatcttgaaAGATGTAAtttaggaaaaaacccaaacccttcagTTATGCCCCAATTCAAAAGCTGAAAATAGTTAACTAACTCAGAACTTACATATGATCTTAGACCCCACCTCACAACTCTACTAATGAACAGGCCTTTCTTTTCAGTCAAGCCACTTTTGCCTCACAGGAATCAaactccctcttctccctcactccCCAGTACTCCAATTCTGCACTTTGGCAAAGGAAAAGATCTCAAGTCCCTGAGTTCTTGCTGAAAGTAAATAGACTGGCAATTGCAGAGGGAAATTTAAGACACATAAAAGTAACATATCTTCTGATGACATTATCACAAGTAGAAATAGGGGATGCCATTCGAACACAATCAAGCAGACATTGCCTCGTTTGCAAGCACTTTCCCTCAGAGAAACCCCAGCATTGCAGCAATACAGCATTGTGCTTCATGGCTTTTGTGACATTTTTTTAACCCTCTGATGATCAGGTTCACTCAAGATTTACCAGATATCACAAGAACAAATTGTTCTATCTCCTATCTTGGGCAAAGGAGTATCTCACTGAGGCTTTGGAGCACATGCCACTCTTATTCATCCTACATGAGTAacaacaaggctgaggagccCTCTGAACAAATTTGCAAGTGGCAAGGAGAAGCCTTGACCCACATCAGTATTATGGCTATATTCCTAACACTATTTATTCTACTTCTCCACtttctgctgggggcaggcacacaacagcagcaaagttTGCCCAAACTGGGAAGACACATACTAATGCATttgtttaaattgttttttCCTACTGGCCTGCCAAGGTTTGCTAGGGCAAGTCTCTGGTGGCTTAAgtttgcagcagccagcagatgcATTTCTGCTGTCTTTGCCTTTGTATTAGCAGGAGGAATGGTTAAGTTTGAAATTTTATAAATACCACTGGCAAGGTAAAATGGCTCTCCATAGACATTCAGACCCTGCAGAAGTAATGGGAGGGTACAAAATTAAGAGAACAAGCACACTGCCTCCAAGAGACCTTTATCATAACTAGGTAAGTAGAATATGTCATTTTACACTGGGCCATTTGGCCCTCAGAAGAGCAAACGGAGCAGAACTATGGCCTTCTGCCTGTGCATGAGCAGTGGCACGTGGCTTCGCTTTCATTtaccttcccttcaggtatttatatatacactgaggagcccagctttctcagcttttccttgtaGGACGACTGGAGCATCCTCTAGTCCTTTGATCATGTCAGTAGCtctttgctggactctctcctgcaTATCACAAATCCCTTTCTACTCTCAAGGGTATTACCACGTGCATAAAGGACTGTAACAGCTGGCTCCTGCATCCAAAGGTAGAGTCCATTAGAGCAATAACTGATACACGCTTTCAGGACTCCTTAGGGTTTGTCCCCACTTGGGACTCTAAATGAACTGAGTAATTTTGCTTCTTTATCAAGGATATAAAGATTTAATGCACCAAAACCTGCTGAGAATTACAAATCTACAAAGCACTTTAGAGACTCTCCTACAAGGAATAAATCTCTCTTAAACAAGTTGAAGAGATTTGGAtgtcaacaaaaaaaaaaacaaccacaacctCTCAGAAAATAGTGCAGTAGTTATCTACTCATAGGTACATACAACACTGGCAATTCAGCCATTTGGATAAAATTTTCCAGAGTAATAAGGCTTACATTTATAATGTCAGATGAAACTCTATACTGCTGTTCATAAGCAGATTTTAACCAAATACAGAAGCATCAGAGTAAGGGAGAACAAAGAGGTGAAGTGGTACAAGAAGCTGTATGGATGTTTTTCATGGCATTTTAAAATTCAAGAAAAGGCTTAAAGTAActtgaaaataaaaatccatgCCAAGCAAAGTGCACACCCttgaaaggcaacaaagctggggaggggtttggagcacaagccctgtgagaagagactgagggagctggggttgcttagcctggagaagaagaggctcagggcagaccttattgatgcctacaactacctgaagggaggttgtggctaggtgggggctgatctctcctcccaggcaaccagcaccagaacaagaggacagtctcaagttgtgctggggaggtttagactggatgttaggaagacgttcttcacagaagtagtgattagccattggaatgggctgcccagggagttgatggagtcaccatcactggaggtgtttaggaagagactggatggggtgcttggtgccatggtttagttgattagatggtgttggatgataggttggactcgctgatctcaaaggtctcttccaacccggttaattctattgtatttGTCCCACATGGTTTTCTGGCTCTACCTATAAATCTACAGTAGCAGTCAGCTGTTTATAAGAATCAGATTTTGAAAGGCAATCAAAACATATTCATTAATGTTTATCTTTACAATAATAGTAAAAAAATGAGACATGTTAAGACTCCCACACCTGATATCCATTACAAAGTTCTGCATACCTAGATAACGCTGTCTCAGGATTACAcataaataaagagaaaagaaactcCCTCAGTATtgcttttgaaggaaaaaagtgTGTGGGTGGTCATAGCTAGATTGACAGACTTGCCTCAGACTTATCAGGCAGACAGGCATGGCCACAGCTAGAAACTTCCTGCATTGCTGGCATATTGCACTTTGACATCTGCTTGTAtattaaaagcagaagcagctattTCACAGGCACAGCTTGAATTTGTAAATTCTTTATAGTTAGATCAAAAGTAGCAGATTCACAGTCAAACTAGGAATATATTAATCCTGGCTGACAGCTGTCATAGCTCATCTATTAAGTAAGTTTGTGTGTCTAGTTGTTAAGCAACAAATATGTATTTAATATAATAATGAATGCCACAATTCATTGTTTTGAGTTATAGTAGCTGGAGAAAGCAATATTAACCAAAAAAATATTATAAAATTTAAAGCCAACTGCCTTCCTCCTGCATACCCAATGTGTCCTAACTGAATGGAGGATGCTGTccagagaaaatattttcctcacTAGAGTATCTTGGCAGCTTGGGGTTCAGATAAGGACAAGGAAAGAAGCCAACTATGCAACTAATGGTTTCACCAATGAGCAAGGaaattcccctccccccccattacTTTTCCTATCTATATATATGAGGTGTATACATGTGATGATTTACTAAAATTTTCTGGTTTGAGTTCACTAACACCCTCATATTAGTCCATATATTCTTAAGACTAAAATACTTCACCTCTCTTCCCAAACCCCATTTCCACACACAGCTGCATTGCTTCTAACAAAATCTTGCTACGTGCCGCAGTGCCCAGTTTGGTAGCCAGAGACACAATgtgacagagctgcagaaacttGACAAAATACCGAGGTTAAAACATTTCATCCAGGCAGCAGAAAGAGCAGCGTTCCAATGTGACCTTTAGGAGGGCTGATATAAACGTGTATGTGCACAGAGAAATCAAAGATCATCACTGTTTGGAGGGGAGGCATCTTTTGAGGATCAGAATACAAAACCTCACAGCCCAGAACACAAAACAGCAGCACCCTATTTGGGCATGCATATTTCTGTCAGCCACCTGGCACATTTAGTACTTAATTGGCTCAAGGTAAGAGGAATTCTCAGGGAAGGATGGCTGGCAATTATCCGTCCCTCCGAAGCAGCTCAAAGTCACCAGAGAAGCCTATACCCCTGGTGTATACACGAGTATACACCCCTGCCA includes:
- the KCNK5 gene encoding potassium channel subfamily K member 5, which encodes MVDRGPLLTSAIIFYLSIGAAIFEVLEEPHWRSATDDYKRQKTELLKQFPCLGQEGLDKILQVVSNAAGQGVAITGNNTFNNWNWPNAVIFAATVITTIGYGNVSPKTPSGRLFCIFYGLFGVPLCLTWISALGKFFGGRAKRLGQFLTKRGVSLRKAQITCTAIFIVWGVLVHLVIPPFVFMVTEGWDYIEGLYFSFITITTIGFGDFVAGVNPEANYHALYRYFVELWIYLGLAWLSLFVNWKVSMFVEVHKAIKKRRKKRKESFDSHPRSKKPLQMGTSKDVNIFSFLSKKEETYNDLIKQIGKKALKTNNDKMIKVENAKQNMQNASIDAQVIYTKAEAFEYDETSLDMENGRVLRPLHDKRIGDSPLEGTIFVNQLDRISEEEGEAWDSRDYRPLIFENANITFVNEDDDEEEDMSDDEETSKSSMDDNLAEESETTKKLVKFPSSDESTFTNNELELSVPYEQLMNEYNTVSNVKAAT